A genomic segment from Amyelois transitella isolate CPQ chromosome 15, ilAmyTran1.1, whole genome shotgun sequence encodes:
- the LOC106135739 gene encoding uncharacterized protein LOC106135739 codes for MSVRFVLCLAVVAVALSGVVTLTPEEESSIRGHLREFVNECSKEYGISEEQLKTAKENKNVDGIEPCAIGCVYKKAKFINDQGLYDVDKAKEISAKYVNSEDDRKKFAEIADDCSAVNDESVSDGDKGCERAKLLLSCMFKHKDAIQV; via the exons atgtCTGTTCGTTTTGTATTATGTTTGGCGGTTGTGGCTGTTGCTTTAAGCGGTGTTGTA ACTTTAACCCCAGAAGAAGAGTCATCAATCCGGGGTCACCTTCGGGAGTTTGTGAACGAGTGCAGCAAGGAGTATGGCATCTCCGAAGAACAATTGAAGACGGCAAAGGAGAATAAGAATGTGGACGGCATTGAGCCCTGTGCTATCGGCTGTGTCTACAAGAAGGCTAAGTTT ATCAACGACCAAGGTCTATATGACGTTGACAAGGCAAAGGAAATTAGTGCAAAATACGTGAACAGCGAGGATGACAGGAAGAAATTCGCAGAGATAGCTGATGATTGTTCCGCAG TGAACGACGAGTCTGTATCGGACGGAGATAAGGGCTGTGAAAGGGCTAAGCTCCTGTTGTCTTGCATGTTTAAGCATAAGGACGCG ATTCAAGTCTAA